The window TCGTCGTTGTCCCAATTGTCCAATTTGAACGAGTTTTAATCGACAACCCTGAGCTGTGTATTAAAGTCTTTAAGGTATTAGGAGAAAAAATTGTTGATTTGCAGGAAAGATTAGAATCACAAATTCTTAATAATACCTATCAGCAAATCGTTAAGCTACTTCTAAGACTTGGAAAAGAGCATGGCCAACAATTAGATGATGGACGTACTCTTTTAAAAGGTGAATTTACTAATCGTGATTTGGCTAATATGATTGGAACGACAAGAGAGACCGTTAGCCGCACCCTAACTAAGCTTAAAAAAGAGAATCTTATTGAAGCTGATTCAGACAGTGATTTATTGTTTGATGCAGAGGTGTTGGCAGAGGAGCTATTCTCTTAAACCAATTCAAAAAAGAGAGTGGGATTCACTCTCTTTTTCAATGCTTTAATTTAATTGGAGCATTTCCTTCATATCTTCTGCGGCGGTTCCGATTAATTTCAGGTTAAAGGTCTGCTGTAAAACACTCATAACTCCTTCAGAGATAAATTCAGGTGGCTTTGGTCCAATCCGAATATCTTGAATTCCAAGGCTGAATAATCCAAGAAGAATGGCAACGGCCTTTTGCTCAAACCAGGAAAGTACAATGCTTACAGGCAGTTCATTGATTTCACACTCAAAGGCGTCCGCCAAAGCTTTTGCTATTTTTACTGTTGAACCGGAATTATTACACTGTCCTAAATCAATATATCGAGGAATATCAGTGCCTGGAACGGTTCCATAGTCCACATCATTAAAACGGAATTTACCACAGGAAGTAGTTAAGATGACCGTTTCTGGAGGCAGCGAAGTCGCTAATTCACGATAATATTCCCCACCTTTTCCAGGCGCATCACAGCCCGCAATAACGAAGAAGCGTTTAATTTTGCCTTCCTTAACTGCTGCAATTACCTCAGGTGCTAATCCAAGAACTGTTTCATGATGAAAACCGGTAAGCAAGGTTTCATCTGATTCAATATTTGCTTCTGGAAGCTCCAGTGCCCGGTTAATTAATGGACTGAAATCATCCTCCTCGATTTTCTGTACCCCTTCAAGTCCCGCCACCTCATAGGAGTACATACGGTCAGCATAGGTACCTTTTATCGGCATAACACAGTTTGTCGTAGCCAAAATAGCACCCGGGAATTTTTCAAACAATCTTCGTTGGTCATACCAAGCTTTTCCGATATTGCCTTTCAAATGGTCGTATTTCTTCAATTCAGGATAACCATGTGCTGGAAGCATTTCTGAATGTGTATAGATATTAATTCCTTTTCCTTCTGTTTGTTTCAATAATTGCTCAAGGGCAAATAAATTATGTCCTGTCACAACAATCGATTTACCTTCAATTTTATTCTGTGATACACGTACAGGCTCTGGAATACCAAGTAGCTTTGTATGTGCTTCATCTAGTACTTCCATAATACGCACTGCAGACTGACCGACCTTCATAGCCATTTCAATATGCTCCTGGACATTGAAATTCGAATTTGTTAATGTCATATACAATGCTTCATGTGTTGTTGCATCGACAAACGGATCTGTATAGCCTAATTGATTTGCATGAGTACGATAGGCAGCAATTCCCTTTAATCCGAAAATGATGGTATCCTGCAAACTGGCAATGGTTTCATCTTTTCCACAAACACCGATAACTTTACAGCCACCAGTAGGTGTTTGCTCACATTGGTAACAAAACATTCTTTACAAATCCCCTCTCTACTTGAATTCCTTTACAGTGTACCTTCCTGAAATTACCATACCTGTGATTCATATCACACTTTGAATGAATGTCATAAAATTTTCACTATTTAACCAGTGATTTTCGAACAAACTGTGACAAATAGTGATTAAAGTCCTTGTCTAATAAAAAAAACGGTCCATATCAAGGACCGTATTCGAGTATTTGCTATTAAGCTTTAAACATGCCTCCGAATCCTTTTACAACAGATGATACCTGACTGACAGCATTAATCATTTGCCCAGCAGTATCAACCATTTTGTTGATATCTAATGTTCCATCCTGTGCCTTGAACGAATTTAACACTGTTTTCATTCCTGACGGCGGCTTCGTAAGAAAAGATCCCTTAGGATATGGATTCATGTAGGGATAGCCGTTCTGCTGCGGCTGCTGTAATGACATATAGGCCTCTTCTTTTTCCTGGAGCGGGTTATGAAACACGGTTGATGAATAGGATGGTTGTGACGGCTGCGGCTGAAGATAGCCAGAAGACCCTTGATAAGAAGGAAAATATGACGGATGTACTTGATAAGGATTCAAGTATGGATAATCAGACGGAGGCTGAGTCCCTTGCATGATTGAGTATGGCTGTTGTCTCATTTCAAGATTTACGAATTTATTGGCTAAGGACGGCATAGAATGATATCCAAAGTAACGACTGTGTCTAAACCTTGGAGCATACACGGGCAGTATCCCTCCTTTATAAGTTCCTATATTTTTAATTATATGATGGATTCGCCCAGTTGGTGACTGTGTCAATTGGTGTATCTTTCTTTTTCTGATTATGTCAGCTGATGGGGGATTCTGTCGGAAGTCTAAATATTTTAAAAACAACTGACAATTCTTTTGTCATGTTAAAATAAAGTAAAAGACGAAGGAGGTATAGGCATGACTATTCACGAACTAAAATTAAAGTTTCTGCAGCTTCGTGATTATTTAACCGATGATGTGAATGTTTTATTGGACTTCACAAAAAAAGAGTATGTGCAAAATAAAATTTCAATCATTGAATACCGAAACCTTGTTCGCGAACTAGAAAACTTAGGGGCGAAATTTCCCGACATATTCATCGATCATTCCATAATACATTAACAGCCAAACACAGTAGCTGTAGTCCTAGAACATACCGTTCAAAAGGAAGTCCCCACATAGAAGACTTCCTTTTTGTTTTCCATTTACACATAATCGTCATGTAATTCATTAAGAATGCCCTTAAGGACAAACTCTACAGAGTGCATCATATGATGAAAGCGCGTCATGCTCGTTTGCGGAAAAAAGGCTTGAACAGCAAGTATTTCCAACTGCTGTATGACCGAATCAAGCTGTTCAAGATGTAGATTCCGTGGTTGAACAGAAACAATCCAACCTTTAGCAAGCGGATACCAGCTTTCCAGCTCTTCTTTAAGCTTATTCGCAAATGGCAGCACCTCATGATGAAAATCAGCTGCTTGATTTGACTTCTTCGCTTCCACAAAAATGCCCATAACTTGTTGGCAAAAACCTAACAGTGTCTCAGTCTTACTGAACAGCCCCTGAGTCATCTCCATTCACCCCAAACTTAATTGTATTACCTGTCAAATAAAATAGAGAAGCCATTAGGCTTCCCTTACTGAATGTATATATTTAATAACTAAGTGTCAACTTTAACGATTTTTTAGGCTGTTCCTTTCGTTCTTTTAAGGAGGTCATGTTCTTTTCCAGCGTTTCCAATTGCTCGTCACAGAAAGCAATACGTTGTTCCTGTATTCTTTGCCATTCATCCTGTTGTTGTGACATATTGGTCTTGATTGATTTATCCAATTGCTCGAGCTGATGATTCATCTCTTCAAACATGTCAATTAGTTCTTCTCTTCCAATAACAGTTGCCTTCATTCTCCATCTGCCTCCCTCTTGAACTTTAGTAATAATACTTATTCTCCCTTTCCTTTTATCTTCCTTCCCGCTTGACAAAACTAGTTAGAATTCGGCAAAGGTAGAAGAAATTTTCTTTTTAAGCACTCTGTTCGACAAAACAATAAGAATGAAAATATCCCCCTTGAACAAACTAGTAGTGGAGGTGTTTTAAATGGGGCAAAAAGAAAAACAAAATAAAGTCCAACCTAAAAAACTAAATGAATCAAAACCTGGCTATGGAGACAAAAAACTTGAAGGTCCTGATCGTCCTTCAACATAAGTAAGACAAAAAAAGCAAGGACTCGCTCCTTGCTTTTTATATTATTGGTATACATCATTCTATTATCTGTTTGAATAGTGCCATTCTTTGTATCTGGCTTT of the Bacillus tuaregi genome contains:
- a CDS encoding Crp/Fnr family transcriptional regulator, whose amino-acid sequence is MNKEQIEDVLSEFSLFRELSKHEINKIVEISISREWNKGSHVFLQDEPLENVYFIYDGKVKIYKTDVNGKEQIVSILKKGDMFPHVGFFRKGGYPAFSEVLENANLVVVPIVQFERVLIDNPELCIKVFKVLGEKIVDLQERLESQILNNTYQQIVKLLLRLGKEHGQQLDDGRTLLKGEFTNRDLANMIGTTRETVSRTLTKLKKENLIEADSDSDLLFDAEVLAEELFS
- the hcp gene encoding hydroxylamine reductase, producing the protein MFCYQCEQTPTGGCKVIGVCGKDETIASLQDTIIFGLKGIAAYRTHANQLGYTDPFVDATTHEALYMTLTNSNFNVQEHIEMAMKVGQSAVRIMEVLDEAHTKLLGIPEPVRVSQNKIEGKSIVVTGHNLFALEQLLKQTEGKGINIYTHSEMLPAHGYPELKKYDHLKGNIGKAWYDQRRLFEKFPGAILATTNCVMPIKGTYADRMYSYEVAGLEGVQKIEEDDFSPLINRALELPEANIESDETLLTGFHHETVLGLAPEVIAAVKEGKIKRFFVIAGCDAPGKGGEYYRELATSLPPETVILTTSCGKFRFNDVDYGTVPGTDIPRYIDLGQCNNSGSTVKIAKALADAFECEINELPVSIVLSWFEQKAVAILLGLFSLGIQDIRIGPKPPEFISEGVMSVLQQTFNLKLIGTAAEDMKEMLQLN
- a CDS encoding YppG family protein; amino-acid sequence: MYAPRFRHSRYFGYHSMPSLANKFVNLEMRQQPYSIMQGTQPPSDYPYLNPYQVHPSYFPSYQGSSGYLQPQPSQPSYSSTVFHNPLQEKEEAYMSLQQPQQNGYPYMNPYPKGSFLTKPPSGMKTVLNSFKAQDGTLDINKMVDTAGQMINAVSQVSSVVKGFGGMFKA
- the yppF gene encoding YppF family protein, yielding MTIHELKLKFLQLRDYLTDDVNVLLDFTKKEYVQNKISIIEYRNLVRELENLGAKFPDIFIDHSIIH
- a CDS encoding DUF1798 family protein, with translation MTQGLFSKTETLLGFCQQVMGIFVEAKKSNQAADFHHEVLPFANKLKEELESWYPLAKGWIVSVQPRNLHLEQLDSVIQQLEILAVQAFFPQTSMTRFHHMMHSVEFVLKGILNELHDDYV